The following proteins come from a genomic window of Oncorhynchus masou masou isolate Uvic2021 chromosome 25, UVic_Omas_1.1, whole genome shotgun sequence:
- the LOC135514354 gene encoding acetyl-CoA carboxylase-like isoform X7, which translates to MLPLLLSGFLLILWLLWRIKDKMMLDQGGETQTGCGSPAAAAQEEMQAADGLTAAVHTPAPVEHSTPMVLASSTSDSGANGPQTHIDPSEGPMIPRAGGSQPPQASSEGMTEQYTQTQQSPFVVPQPPSRTTRPKLSSGPEVRRACLKFILGASEDNSSDDELPLTMKPPTGSSSSEATASTVRQTASATSTAFSPPQQVQSVTLTTTSPGMRPSMSHPHLVKKVREIRKMELQRDFTVASPAEFVTRFGGNRVINKVLIANNGIAAVKCMRSIRRWSYEMFRNERTIRFVVMVTPEDLKANAEYIKMADHYVPVPGGANNNNYANVELIVDIAKRIPVQGVWAGWGHASENPKLPELLDKNGISFLGPPSKAMWALGDKVASSIVAQSADIPTLPWSGSGLRVDWTEDDQRLGHVISVPPEVYVHGCVRDVDDGLAGADRIGYPVVIKASEGGGGKGIRKVDNAEDFASFFRQVQAEVPGSPIFVMQLAQHARHLEVQILADQYGNAISLFGRDCSIQRRHQKIIEEAPATIASATTFEHMEQYAVRLAKMVGYVSAGTVEYLFSEDGSFHFLELNPRLQVEHPCTEMIGDVNLPAAQLQIAMGIPLHRIKDIRVLYGETPWGDTTINFEAPDCVPSPRGHVIAARITSENPDEGFKPSSGTVQELNFRSSKNVWGYFSVGAAGGLHEFADSQFGHCFSWGENREEAISNMVVAMKELCIRGDFRTTVEYLIKLLETESFRNNDIDTGWLDNLIADKVQAERPDTTLGVVCGSLHVADASFRKSMSDFLHSLERGQVLPAASLLNTVDVDLIYEGVKYCLKVARQSPTTYVIIMNGSDIEIDVHRLSDGGLLLSYNGSSYTTYMKEEVDSYRITVGNKTCVFEKERDPTVLRSSSAGKLLQYLVEDGGHICAGNSYAEIEVMKMVMTLTVVESGCVHYVKRHGAVLEPGCVVARLDLDDPSNIQPVELNTASFPAQQPLPIVGEKLHQVFHMVLENLVKVMAGYCLTEPYFSNKVKQWVDTLMKTLRDPSLPLLELQELMTSVASRIPPSVEKAIRKVMAQYASNITSVLCQFPSQRIACILDSHAATLQKKADREVFFMNTQSIVQLVQRYRSGIRGYMKSVVLDLLKCYLQVEMQFQQAHYDKCVINLREQYKPDMTPVLESIFSHAQVSKKNVLVTILIDQLCGRDPTLADELMVILNELTQLNKMENSKVALRARQVLIASHLPSYELRHNQVESIFLSAIDMYGHQFCPENLKKLILSETSIFDVLPNFFYHSNRVVCMAALEVYVRRGYIAYELNSLQHHQLQDGTCAVDFQFMLPSSHPNRLTMPVNSVGQFEMRRQGSELFLDGAFSPPCQRMGAMVAFQCFEDFKRNFDEVISSFADPLLESPLFPEACSSLYEEDTCKNMKENPIHIINVSIKSADTEDDDTLVTAFAAFAQSKKVLLFEHGIRRITFLVAQRREFPKFFTFRARDGFQEDRIYRNLEPALAFQLELNRMRNFDLTAVPCANSKMHQYLGAARVQEGAEVTDYRYFIRAIMRHSDLITKEASFEYLQNEGERLLLEAMDELEVAFSNTKWRTDCNHIFLNFVPTVIMDPSKIEESVRSMVMRYGSRLWKLRVLQAELKINIRLTPTGTAIPIRLFLTNESGYYLDISLYKEVTDPSTGQIMFQSYGDKQGPLHGMLINHPYVTKDLLQSKRFQAQTLGTTYVYDFPEMFRQALFKLWGPGDSYPKDVLMCTELVLDPHDRLVQMNRLPGDNEVGMVAFRMRMKTPEYPEGRDIIVICNDITYMIGSFGPQEDQLFLRASEMARAEGIPRIYISANSGARIGLAEEIRHMFQVAWTDPQDPYKGFKYLYLTPQDYTRISSTNAVHCHHVEEGGESRYIITDIIGTEDGLGVENLRGSGTIAGESSQAYEEIITISMVTCRAIGIGAYLVRLGQRVIQVENSHIILTGAGALNKVLGREVYTSNNQLGGVQIMHNNGVTHTTVPDDFEGVFTILRWLSYMPKTKHSPVPVIPPKDPVEREIEFTPTKAPYDPRWLLAGRPHPTVKGAWQSGFCDHGSFMEVMGSWAQTVVVGRARLGGIPLGVIAVETRTVEVAIPADPANLDSEARLVQQAGQVWFPDSAFKTAQAIRDFNRERLPLMVFANWRGFSGGMKDMYDQVLKYGAYIVDGLREFRQPVLIYIPPHAELRGGSWVVIDPTINLLCMELYADRESRGGVLEAEGTVEIKYRRKDLLKTMRRIDSVYAGLAEQLGTPELTDKQRKDLEAKLRAREEFLLPIYHQVAVQFVDLHDTPGRMHEKGAITDILDWKNVRSFFYWRLRRLLLEGVVKCEVLQANPELSDGHIQSMLRRWFVETEGTVQAYLWDNNKAVVEWLEKHLAKEDGTRSAIRENIKYLKRDHALKHIRSIVQANPEVTMDCIIHMSQSITPSQRAKISHLLATMDGTAPS; encoded by the exons ATGCTCCCACTTCTACTCTCGGGATTTCTGCTCATATTGTGGCTACTTTGGAGGATTAAGGACAAGATGATGCTGGACCAAGGTGGGGAAACTCAGACTGGTTGTGGAAGCCCTGCAGCTGCAGCACAAGAGGAGATGCAAGCGGCCGATGGGCTCACCGCAGCTGTACACACCCCTGCTCCTGTTGAACACTCCACACCAATGGTTCTTGCATCATCTACCTCTGACAGCGGGGCCAACGGTCCCCAAACCCACATTGACCCCTCTGAGGGACCCATGATACCCAGGGCAGGGGGTTCCCAGCCTCCTCAGGCCTCTTCAGAGGGGATGACAGAGCAGTACACACAGACCCAACAGTCTCCCTTCGTCGTTCCTCAGCCTCCCAGTAGAACGACCAGGCCCAAGCTCAGCTCAGGCCCTGAGGTTCGACGAGCCTGTCTCAAGTTCATCCTGGGGGCATCGGAGGACAATTCATCTGATGACGAGCTGCCTTTGACCATGAAACCCCCTACAGGTTCGAGTTCCTCTGAGGCCACCGCCTCCACCGTACGGCAAACTGCATCAGCAACCTCAACTGCCTTCTCCCCCCCACAGCAAGTTCAATCAGTAACGTTAACCACCACCTCCCCTGGCATGAG GCCTAGCATGTCTCACCCACACCTGGTGAAAAAGGTTCGCGAGATCCGGAAAATGGAGCTGCAGAGAGACTTCACAGTGGCCTCGCCAGCCGAGTTTGTCACCCGCTTCGGTGGCAACCGGGTCATAAATAAG GTGCTGATAGCTAATAATGGCATAGCAGCGGTCAAATGTATGCGTTCCATCCGCCGTTGGTCCTACGAGATGTTCCGTAACGAGAGGACCATCCGTTTTGTGGTGATGGTCACCCCTGAGGACCTGAAAGCCAACGCAG AGTATATCAAAATGGCGGACCACTATGTACCCGTTCCAGGCGGagccaacaacaacaactatGCCAATGTAGAGCTGATCGTAGACATCGCCAAGAGGATTCCTGTACAG GGGGTCTGGGCCGGGTGGGGTCACGCCTCTGAGAACCCCAAACTACCTGAGCTCTTGGACAAGAACGGAATCTCTTTCTTAG GGCCGCCCAGTAAGGCCATGTGGGCTCTGGGAGATAAGGTGGCCTCCTCCATCGTGGCCCAGAGCGCAGACATCCCCACCCTGCCCTGGAGTGGATCAG GTCTGAGAGTAGACTGGACAGAGGACGACCAGAGGCTGGGCCACGTGATTAGCGTGCCTCCGGAGGTCTACGTGCACGGCTGCGTGCGCGACGTTGACGATGGACTGGCG GGAGCAGACAGAATTGGCTACCCGGTGGTGATAAAAGCGTcagaaggaggagggggcaaGGGCATCCGGAAGGTGGACAACGCTGAGGACTTTGCCAGCTTCTTTAGACAG GTGCAGGCGGAGGTGCCCGGCTCGCCCATCTTCGTCATGCAGCTGGCCCAGCATGCCCGTCACCTGGAGGTCCAGATCCTCGCCGACCAGTACGGCAACGCCATCTCCCTGTTTGGCAGAGACTGCTCCATCCAGCGGAGACATCAGAAGATCATTGAGGAGGCCCCGGCCACCATAGCATCTGCCACCACCTTCGAGCACATGGAGCAG TATGCAGTGCGGCTGGCTAAGATGGTGGGCTACGTGAGTGCAGGCACTGTGGAGTACCTCTTCTCTGAGGACGGGAGCTTCCACTTCCTGGAGCTCAACCCCCGTCTGCAGGTGGAACACCCATGCACAGAGATGATCGGAGACGTCAACCTGCCCGCCGCCCAGCTCCAG ATAGCCATGGGGATCCCCCTCCACAGGATTAAGGATATCCGCGTGCTGTATGGAGAGACTCCTTGGGGGGACACCACCATCAACTTTGAGGCCCCCGACTGTGTCCCCAGCCCCCGAGGACACGTCATCGCGGCCCGCATCACCAGCGAGAACCCAGACGAG GGCTTCAAGCCCAGCTCGGGCACGGTGCAGGAGCTCAATTTCCGCAGCAGTAAAAACGTGTGGGGCTACTTCAGCGTGGGGGCTGCTGGGGGCCTGCATGAGTTTGCTGACTCCCAGTTCGGCCACTGTTTCTCCTGGGGGGAGAACCGAGAGGAGGCCATTTC GAACATGGTGGTGGCCATGAAGGAGCTGTGTATCCGGGGGGACTTCAGGACCACGGTGGAGTACCTCATCAAGCTGCTGGAGACTGAGAGCTTCAGGAACAACGACATCGACACCGGCTGGCTGGATAATCTCATCGCTGATAAAGTTCAG GCAGAGAGGCCAGACACCACGCTGGGCGTTGTCTGTGGGTCGTTACACGTGGCGGACGCCAGCTTCAGGAAGAGCATGTCTGACTTCCTGCACTCACTGGAAAG AGGCCAGGTGCTGCCCGCAGCCAGTCTGCTGAATACGGTTGATGTGGACCTGATCTACGAGGGGGTCAAATACTGCCTCAAG GTAGCTCGCCAGTCCCCCACTACGTACGTCATCATCATGAACGGCTCGGACATCGAGATCGACGTCCACCGGCTGAGCGACGGCGGGCTCCTGCTCTCCTACAACGGCAGCAGCTACACCACCTACATGAAGGAGGAAGTGGACAG CTACCGCATCACTGTTGGCAACAAGACGTGTGTGTTTGAGAAGGAGAGGGACCCCACGGTGCTGAGGTCGTCCTCTGCCGGTAAACTCCTGCAGTACCTGGTGGAGGATGGAGGCCATATCTGCGCCGGGAACTCGTATGCGGAGATCGAG GTGATGAAGATGGTGATGACGCTGACGGTGGTGGAGTCGGGCTGTGTCCACTATGTGAAGAGGCACGGGGCGGTGCTGGAGCCTGGCTGTGTGGTGGCAAGATTGGACCTGGATGATCCCAGCAACATCCAACCA GTGGAGCTGAACACGGCCTCCTTCCCGGCCCAGCAGCCGCTGCCCATCGTGGGGGAGAAGCTCCACCAGGTCTTCCACATGGTCCTGGAGAACCTGGTCAAGGTCATGGCCGGCTACTGCCTCACCGAGCCCTACTTCAGCAACAAG GTAAAGCAGTGGGTGGACACCCTGATGAAGACCCTGCGGGACCCCTCGCTGCCCCTGCTGGAGCTCCAGGAGTTAATGACCAGCGTGGCCAGCCGCATCCCGCCCAGTGTCGAGAAGGCCATCCGCAAGGTCATGGCTCAGTACGCCAGCAACATCACCTCGGTGCTCTGCCAGTTCCCCAGCCAGAGG ATTGCCTGTATCTTGGACAGCCACGCAGCCACCCTTCAGAAGAAGGCCGACCGGGAAGTGTTCTTCATGAACACTCAGAGTATCGTCCAGCTGGTGCAGAG GTACCGCAGTGGAATCCGAGGATACATGAAGTCTGTGGTGCTGGATCTGCTCAAGTGTTACCTTCAGGTGGAGATGCAGTTCCAGCAAG CTCACTACGACAAGTGTGTGATCAACCTGAGGGAGCAGTACAAGCCTGACATGACCCCTGTGCTGGAGAGCATCTTCTCTCACGCTCAGGTCTCCAAGAAGAACGTCCTGGTCACCATACTCATC GATCAGCTGTGTGGGCGGGACCCCACCCTAGCAGACGAGCTGATGGTCATCCTGAACGAGCTCACACAGCTCAACAAGATGGAGAACTCAAAGGTGGCACTGCGTGCCAGACAG GTTTTGATCGCTTCCCATCTGCCCTCTTATGAACTGAGGCACAACCAGGTGGAGTCCATCTTTCTGTCTGCCATCGACATGTATGGACACCAGTTCTGCCCAGAGAACCTGAAG AAACTCATCCTGTCTGAGACCTCCATCTTTGACGTCTTGCCCAATTTCTTCTACCACTCTAACCGGGTGGTGTGCATGGCTGCCTTGGAG GTGTACGTGCGAAGGGGCTACATTGCTTACGAGCTGAACAGCCTCCAGCATCACCAGTTGCAGGACGGGACGTGTGCCGTAGACTTCCAGTTCATGTTGCCGTCGTCCCACCCCAACAG GTTGACGATGCCGGTGAACAGTGTGGGACAGTTTGAgatgaggcggcagggtagcgaACTCTTCCTAGATGGGGCGTTCTCTCCCCCATGTCAGCGCATGGGAGCCATGGTGGCCTTCCAGTGTTTCGAAGACTTCAAAAG GAACTTTGACGAGGTTATCTCCAGTTTTGCTGACCCGCTCCTGGAGAGCCCGCTTTTCCCCGAGGCCTGCTCCAGCCTCTACGAGGAGGATACCTGCAAG AACATGAAGGAGAACCCCATCCACATCATCAATGTGTCCATCAAGTCGGCGGACACAGAGGATGACGATACCTTGGTCACGGCCTTCGCTGCCTTTGCCCAGTCTAAG AAGGTTTTACTCTTTGAGCACGGCATCCGAAGGATCACGTTTTTAGTCGCACAGAGG AGGGAATTTCCCAAGTTCTTCACTTTCAGAGCCAGAGACGGG tTTCAGGAGGACCGTATCTACAGGAACCTGGAGCCTGCTCTGGCCTTCCAGCTGGAGCTGAACCGCATGCGTAACTTTGACCTGACGGCCGTGCCCTGTGCCAACAGCAAGATGCACCAGTACCTGGGTGCCGCTCGCGTGCAGGAGGGCGCTGAGGTCACAGACTACCGCTACTTCATCCGAGCCATCATGCGCCACTCTGACCTCATCACAAAG gAAGCGTCATTTGAGTACCTACAGAACGAGGGCGAGCGTCTTCTCCTGGAGGCCATGGATGAGCTGGAGGTGGCCTTCAGCAACACCAAATGGCGCACCGACTGCAACCACATCTTCCTCAACTTTGTCCCGACCGTCATAATGGACCCCTCCAAG ATTGAGGAGTCGGTGCGCTCCATGGTGATGCGTTACGGCAGTAGGCTGTGGAAGCTCCGGGTGCTCCAGGCCGAGCTCAAGATCAACATCCGGCTGACGCCCACTGGGACCGCCATCCCCATCCGTCTGTTCCTCACCAACGAGTCCGGCTACTACTTGGACATCAGCTTGTATAAGGAGGTCACAGACCCCTCAACGGGACAG ATCATGTTCCAGTCGTACGGGGACAAGCAAGGCCCTCTGCACGGCATGCTCATCAACCATCCCTATGTCACCAAGGACCTGCTGCAGTCCAAACGCTTCCAGGCCCAGACTTTGGGCACCACCTACGTCTACGACTTCCCAGAGATGTTCCGACAG GCCCTCTTTAAGCTTTGGGGTCCGGGGGACAGCTACCCTAAAGACGTGCTGATGTGCACCGAGCTGGTGCTGGACCCGCATGACCGACTGGTGCAGATGAACCGCCTGCCTGGAGACAACGAG gtGGGAATGGTAGCCTTCCGGATGCGGATGAAGACTCCAGAGTATCCCGAGGGCCGCGACATCATCGTCATCTGCAACGACATCACCTACATGATTGGCTCGTTCGGGCCCCAGGAGGACCAGCTGTTCCTGCGGGCGTCGGAGATGGCCCGGGCCGAGGGCATTCCACGCATCTACATCTCAGCCAACAGCGGGGCGCGCATCGGCCTGGCCGAGGAGATACGACACATGTTCCAGGTTGCCTGGACCGACCCCCAGGACCCTTACAAG GGTTTCAAGTACCTGTACCTGACGCCCCAGGACTACACCCGCATCAGCTCCACCAACGCTGTCCACTGCCACCACGTGGAGGAGGGCGGAGAGTCCAG GTACATCATCACTGACATCATAGGGACCGAAGATGGTCTTGGGGTGGAGAACCTGAGAGGATCAGGCACCATCGCCGGGGAGTCTTCCCAGGCCTATGAAGAGATCATCACCATCAGCATG GTGACATGCCGTGCCATTGGGATCGGGGCTTATCTAGTGCGTCTGGGACAGAGGGTTATCCAGGTGGAGAACTCCCACATCATCCTGACCGGGGCTGGGGCCCTCAACAAG GTTCTGGGTCGAGAAGTGTACACCTCCAACAACCAGCTGGGAGGCGTCCAGATCATGCACAACAACGGAGTGACGCACACTACTGTGCCCGATGACTTTGAGGGCGTTTTCACTATCCTGCGCTGGCTCTCCTATATGCCGAAG ACCAAGCACTCTCCGGTGCCGGTGATCCCACCCAAGGACCCAGTGGAGAGGGAGATCGAGTTCACCCCCACCAAGGCTCCCTATGACCCCCGCTGGCTACTGGCCGGGAGGCCCCACCCCA CTGTAAAAGGAGCCTGGCAGAGTGGATTTTGTGACCATGGCTCGTTCATGGAAGTGATGGGGTCTTGGGCCCAGACAGTAGTGGTGGGCAGAGCCAG GTTAGGAGGGATTCCCCTTGGCGTCATCGCTGTGGAAACACGCACCGTTGAGGTGGCTATCCCGGCCGATCCAGCAAACTTGGATTCTGAGGCCAGA ctGGTGCAGCAGGCCGGCCAAGTGTGGTTTCCGGACTCTGCCTTCAAGACGGCCCAGGCCATCCGTGACTTCAACCGTGAGCGGCTTCCTCTGATGGTGTTCGCCAACTGGAGAGGCTTCTCCGGGGGAATGAAGG ACATGTACGACCAGGTGCTGAAGTATGGGGCCTATATCGTGGACGGCCTGCGTGAGTTCCGCCAGCCTGTGTTGATCTACATCCCGCCGCACGCTGAGCTGAGAGGGGGATCCTGGGTGGTGATCGATCCCACCATCAACCTTCTGTGCATGGAGCTCTACGCAGACCGAGAGAGCAG GGGTGGTGTTCTAGAGGCAGAGGGCACTGTGGAGATCAAGTATCGCAGGAAGGACCTGTTGAAAACCATGCGCCGGATCGACTCGGTCTACGCCGGTCTGGCTGAACAGCTTG